From one Planktothrix agardhii NIES-204 genomic stretch:
- a CDS encoding two-component response regulator, which translates to MYTSVKSQSTVLAVNDSIPVQKLVKRMLEKHYQLVFANNTTEALTVLHQQSIDLMLLDISMPGMDGLELYGWFRTVSSFARIAQFQPPPDCDAHIPEWGSGSGRGSIIRGDGIFDQAFL; encoded by the coding sequence ATGTATACATCTGTAAAATCTCAGAGTACAGTTCTCGCTGTTAATGATAGCATTCCTGTGCAAAAACTGGTGAAACGGATGTTGGAAAAACACTATCAGCTAGTTTTTGCAAACAATACCACCGAGGCTTTAACGGTACTCCATCAGCAGTCCATTGACTTAATGCTTTTGGATATCTCTATGCCCGGAATGGATGGTTTAGAACTGTATGGATGGTTTAGAACTGTGTCGAGTTTTGCGAGGATTGCCCAATTTCAGCCACCTCCCGATTGTGATGCTCACATCCCGGAATGGGGCTCAGGATCAGGTAGAGGGTCGATTATCCGGGGCGACGGCATATTTGACCAAGCCTTTCTCTAA
- a CDS encoding multi-sensor signal transduction histidine kinase, whose product MTSTIPQGEQYQVDLHQIADNLPGVIYQLLLHHDGSQEYVYISSSCRRIYEREPDEIQHNAALMWGLMNDRDQQVFTQSLVTCAQKLIPWQRQWQYQTPSEKIKYLSAIAQPCPQPNGDLVWDGLILEIPPQTLDNSCRCHPETCEIERITTNKIEQVLSRFDSSDDSIEPEKIEAVLEEKEEFLRNIYNGVEQVIFIIAVFNEKNFRCLGWNPKTEQITGQKSTQVYGRTFTEIFGLVEGEKMLQHYRDCVQAKTLIQYEEEIWFEDKQTFSLTTLNPISDSSGKIYRIIGTSLDITARKNAEIALQNSQIRFQQLAENVPGVTYQYHQYNHQGRGCFTYLSPKCLELTEIRHEVILKNADFLWKLIHPDDLNSFVDSMAQAVDTGKPWQHQYRLITPSGKIKWIQAGGSLGKQPDGSIVWDGLLLDISDRKQTEAAWQNSEQQLRELAEREKMQNCIGNLIRNSLDWNTILETTVEEIRQLLGVDRCYCVGYNLELNPPKWEMLKESKAPNLISISELYPGNALHPISEIILQEKIIQIDQVITYEIPSVRNFLMVLELESVLILPIKLQSGDIWVLVLAHCQEPRPWKPQEVELLRFIINQLEIAINQSKLYTKSQESAIIATAKTQELEQTVSKLQQAQIQLVHSEKMSSLGQMVAGIAHEINNPVSFIFGNLTYAKEYLDDLFSVIRLYQKYYPHPDSEIEEKLEDVELDFIAEDLPQLLNSMKTGAERIRDIVKSLRIFSRLDESELKNIDLHENLDSTLMLLESRLKEQPHHLAIQVIKQYGNLPPVECYAGELNQVFMNLLANAIDAVEQRNKQRSLKEIIADPGMIWITTSLTDSQRVQIRIADNGIGMSAEILAKIFDPFFTTKDVGLGTGLGMSTSYKIIVETHKGQLSCVSETGLGTECVIEIPKLQAGNG is encoded by the coding sequence ATGACCAGTACAATTCCACAGGGTGAGCAGTATCAAGTAGATCTGCATCAGATCGCCGATAATTTGCCGGGGGTAATTTATCAATTGCTGCTACACCATGATGGTTCTCAAGAGTATGTATATATTAGTTCTAGTTGCCGAAGAATTTACGAGCGAGAACCCGATGAAATTCAGCATAATGCCGCTTTAATGTGGGGATTGATGAATGATCGGGATCAACAGGTTTTTACTCAATCCCTTGTAACCTGCGCTCAAAAATTAATTCCTTGGCAACGGCAATGGCAATATCAAACTCCATCGGAAAAAATCAAATATTTATCTGCGATCGCCCAACCTTGTCCTCAACCCAATGGCGATCTAGTTTGGGATGGATTAATTTTAGAAATTCCACCCCAAACCCTCGATAATTCTTGTCGCTGTCACCCTGAAACCTGCGAGATTGAAAGGATTACAACCAATAAAATTGAACAAGTTTTAAGCCGATTTGACTCCTCAGATGACTCAATAGAACCGGAAAAAATAGAAGCAGTTTTAGAAGAAAAAGAAGAATTTTTAAGAAATATTTATAACGGCGTAGAACAGGTTATTTTTATTATTGCGGTTTTTAATGAAAAGAACTTTCGATGTTTGGGTTGGAATCCTAAAACCGAACAAATCACAGGACAAAAATCTACCCAAGTTTATGGAAGAACCTTTACAGAAATTTTTGGTTTAGTGGAAGGGGAAAAAATGCTCCAACATTATCGAGATTGTGTTCAGGCAAAAACCTTAATTCAATATGAAGAAGAAATTTGGTTTGAGGATAAACAAACCTTTTCTTTAACCACCCTCAATCCTATTTCAGATTCCAGTGGGAAAATCTATAGAATTATTGGGACTTCTCTGGATATCACCGCCAGAAAAAATGCAGAAATAGCGTTGCAAAATTCACAAATCCGCTTCCAACAATTAGCAGAAAATGTCCCTGGTGTTACCTATCAATATCATCAATATAATCATCAAGGACGGGGCTGTTTTACCTATTTAAGCCCCAAATGTTTAGAATTAACAGAAATTAGACACGAAGTGATTTTAAAAAATGCTGATTTCTTGTGGAAACTAATTCATCCTGATGATCTGAATAGCTTTGTCGATTCCATGGCTCAAGCTGTAGATACGGGAAAACCTTGGCAACATCAATACCGTTTAATTACTCCTTCGGGCAAAATCAAATGGATTCAAGCCGGAGGAAGTTTAGGTAAACAACCGGATGGATCAATTGTTTGGGATGGTTTACTTTTAGATATTAGCGATCGCAAACAAACCGAAGCAGCTTGGCAAAATTCAGAACAACAATTGCGGGAATTAGCCGAACGAGAAAAGATGCAAAACTGCATCGGTAATTTGATTAGAAATTCCCTAGATTGGAATACCATTTTAGAGACAACGGTAGAAGAAATTCGTCAATTATTAGGAGTTGATCGCTGTTATTGTGTCGGATATAACTTAGAATTAAATCCTCCAAAATGGGAAATGCTCAAGGAATCTAAAGCCCCTAATTTAATCAGTATTTCTGAACTATATCCAGGGAATGCCCTCCACCCCATTAGTGAAATTATTTTACAAGAAAAAATTATCCAAATTGATCAGGTAATTACCTATGAAATTCCATCGGTGCGGAATTTTTTAATGGTTTTAGAATTAGAATCCGTTTTGATTTTGCCGATAAAACTTCAATCCGGTGATATTTGGGTTTTAGTCTTAGCCCATTGTCAGGAGCCTCGACCATGGAAACCCCAGGAAGTTGAACTTTTACGCTTTATTATCAATCAGTTAGAAATTGCAATTAATCAATCAAAACTCTATACAAAATCTCAAGAATCTGCTATAATAGCCACAGCAAAAACTCAAGAATTAGAACAAACAGTTTCTAAATTGCAACAAGCTCAAATCCAGTTAGTCCATTCCGAAAAAATGTCAAGTTTAGGACAAATGGTTGCTGGAATTGCCCACGAAATCAATAACCCAGTCAGCTTTATTTTTGGAAATCTTACCTATGCTAAAGAATATCTGGATGATTTATTTTCTGTCATTAGACTCTATCAAAAATACTATCCCCATCCTGACTCAGAAATAGAAGAAAAATTAGAAGATGTCGAACTCGATTTTATTGCAGAAGATCTCCCTCAATTATTGAATTCAATGAAAACTGGGGCGGAGCGAATTAGAGATATTGTTAAATCCTTGAGAATTTTTTCTCGTTTAGATGAATCAGAACTGAAAAATATTGATTTACATGAAAATTTAGATAGTACCTTAATGTTATTGGAAAGTCGCCTCAAAGAACAACCCCATCATCTAGCTATTCAAGTGATTAAACAATATGGAAACTTACCCCCTGTTGAATGCTATGCAGGGGAACTAAATCAAGTTTTTATGAATTTATTGGCGAATGCTATTGACGCCGTGGAACAACGCAATAAACAACGATCATTAAAGGAAATTATTGCCGATCCGGGGATGATTTGGATCACGACCTCATTAACAGATTCCCAGCGCGTACAAATTAGAATTGCTGATAATGGAATTGGGATGTCCGCCGAGATTTTAGCGAAAATTTTTGATCCGTTTTTTACAACTAAAGATGTCGGGTTAGGAACAGGTTTAGGAATGTCTACCAGTTATAAAATTATCGTTGAAACCCATAAAGGTCAATTATCCTGCGTTTCAGAAACTGGGTTGGGGACAGAATGTGTGATTGAAATTCCCAAGTTACAAGCGGGTAATGGGTAA
- a CDS encoding cobalamin (vitamin B12) biosynthesis CbiX protein, with amino-acid sequence MLSPSLLVAHGSRDPRPQQALNQLAKHLGELPGCSLVGTATLELAPLPLHQQIQNFAKLSQYWGYSQVQILPLFLSSGVHVNTDLPEEISIAQAQIGSEIQLNLLPYFGSKVNRLAPLISTKMATVEIDNWILIAHGSRHLEGNQPIEQLAAQIGAIPAYWSVTPNLETQIQVLIASGVNRIGIIPYFMFSGGISDAIAQSIKQFSEQFPTVKFDLISPLEIDENLVNLIRDLLL; translated from the coding sequence TTGTTATCCCCATCTCTACTGGTTGCCCATGGTAGCCGCGATCCTCGTCCCCAACAAGCCTTAAATCAATTGGCTAAACATTTAGGGGAACTTCCAGGCTGTTCTTTAGTTGGAACTGCAACTTTAGAATTAGCTCCCCTTCCTCTACATCAACAGATTCAAAATTTTGCCAAGTTAAGTCAATATTGGGGATATTCTCAAGTACAAATTTTACCGTTATTTCTCTCGTCGGGTGTTCATGTTAACACGGATTTACCCGAAGAAATTTCGATCGCTCAAGCACAAATTGGCTCGGAAATTCAACTCAATTTATTACCTTATTTTGGTTCTAAAGTCAACCGTTTAGCCCCTTTGATCTCCACAAAAATGGCAACGGTTGAAATAGATAATTGGATTTTAATTGCCCACGGAAGTCGCCATCTGGAGGGAAATCAACCCATTGAACAATTAGCGGCTCAAATCGGGGCAATTCCTGCCTATTGGTCGGTTACTCCGAATTTAGAAACTCAAATTCAAGTATTGATTGCATCGGGAGTTAACCGAATTGGAATTATTCCTTATTTTATGTTTTCCGGTGGAATAAGCGATGCGATCGCCCAATCAATTAAACAGTTTTCTGAACAATTCCCCACAGTTAAATTTGATTTAATTTCACCTTTAGAAATAGATGAAAATTTAGTTAATTTAATTAGGGATTTATTGCTATAA
- the gyrA_1 gene encoding DNA gyrase A subunit, protein MSTSESRIVPTDLRNEMQQSYLEYAMSVIVGRALPDARDGLKPVHRRILYAMNELGLTPDRPFRKCARVVGEVLGKYHPHGDVAVYDALVRMAQDFSMRSPLINGHGNFGSVDNDPPAAMRYTECRLQALTSDSLLRDIDSETVAFGDNFDGSQQEPLVLPARIPQLLLNGSSGIAVGMATNIPPHNLGELIDGLLALIHNPEITIAELMRHIPGPDFPTGAQILGTSGIKEAYNDGRGSITMRGIATIETIEHKGRPDREAIIVTQLPYQTNKAAMIERIAEMVNDKKLEGISDIRDESDRDGMRIVIELKRDAYPRVILNNLYKQTPLQTNFGANMLALVNGRPEILTLKRFLEVFLHFREQTIRKRTEYELRKAQERDHLLLGLLIALDNLDAIIALIRHAADIPIAKQELITNYGLSEQQADAILQMQLRRLTALESQKIDQEHQELQIKIADLEDILARRERILVIVEDEALEIKQKFNTPRRTVIEHTEGELEDTDLIANEKALILLTEQGYMKRMPVNTFAAQSRATKGKQGTKMKEDDGVEHFITCCDHDTILFFSNRGVVYSIRAYQIPASSRTARGVPIIQMLPIPKEERITSIVHVSEFSDDEYLVMLTKGGFIKKTQLSAFSNIRTNGLIAISLEDGDELRWVRRAKVDDGIIIGSRHGMAIHFKANNKQLRPLGRATRGVKSMKLKGDDTLISMDILPSAIISNFAEAEGEEIETDDELMLTTVAITEEENETETEVVAEVNSLGLSVLVITASGYGKRVPVSQFRLQNRAGKGIIATKFKPHAKKDEVVALKVVDETHELMLISSRGIIIRQVVNAIPLQSRSATGVRVQRLYEEDSIAAVAIVPASGEEDAESLSNSEESGESGESGEEE, encoded by the coding sequence ATGAGTACCTCTGAGTCGAGAATTGTCCCGACGGATCTCAGAAATGAAATGCAGCAGTCCTACCTAGAATACGCCATGAGCGTAATCGTAGGCCGAGCGCTGCCAGATGCACGGGATGGTTTGAAACCCGTTCACCGTAGGATCTTGTACGCGATGAACGAACTGGGCTTAACACCCGATCGGCCCTTCCGTAAATGCGCCCGTGTGGTGGGGGAGGTACTCGGTAAATATCACCCCCATGGAGATGTGGCCGTTTATGACGCCTTAGTGCGGATGGCACAGGATTTTTCCATGCGATCGCCTTTAATTAACGGTCATGGCAACTTTGGATCGGTGGATAATGATCCTCCGGCGGCTATGCGGTATACGGAATGTCGTCTACAGGCCTTAACCAGTGATTCTCTCCTGCGAGATATTGATTCAGAAACCGTGGCCTTTGGCGATAACTTCGATGGATCTCAACAGGAACCCTTAGTTTTACCCGCACGAATTCCCCAATTACTATTAAATGGATCTTCGGGAATTGCTGTGGGGATGGCGACTAATATTCCCCCCCACAATTTAGGAGAATTAATTGATGGTTTACTGGCATTAATTCATAATCCTGAGATTACTATTGCCGAATTAATGCGCCATATTCCCGGCCCAGATTTTCCTACTGGAGCGCAAATTTTAGGCACATCGGGCATTAAAGAAGCCTATAATGATGGTCGGGGTTCGATTACCATGCGCGGGATTGCTACCATTGAAACCATCGAACATAAAGGTAGACCCGATCGAGAAGCAATTATTGTCACCCAACTACCTTATCAAACCAATAAAGCCGCGATGATTGAACGCATTGCTGAAATGGTTAATGATAAGAAATTAGAGGGAATTTCCGATATTCGTGATGAAAGCGATCGGGATGGGATGCGGATCGTAATTGAACTCAAACGGGATGCTTACCCCAGAGTTATCCTCAATAACCTCTACAAACAAACGCCCCTACAAACCAATTTTGGGGCGAATATGTTAGCCCTAGTTAATGGTCGTCCTGAGATTCTCACCCTCAAACGCTTCTTAGAAGTATTCCTGCATTTTCGGGAACAAACTATCCGCAAACGCACGGAATATGAACTCAGAAAAGCTCAAGAACGGGATCATCTTTTACTGGGATTATTAATTGCCTTAGACAATTTAGATGCAATTATTGCCTTAATTCGTCATGCGGCAGATATTCCCATAGCTAAACAAGAATTAATTACTAACTATGGGTTATCTGAACAACAAGCCGATGCCATCTTACAAATGCAATTGCGACGGCTAACAGCTTTAGAATCCCAAAAAATTGACCAAGAACACCAAGAATTACAAATAAAAATTGCTGATTTAGAGGATATTTTAGCTAGACGAGAACGAATTTTAGTAATCGTTGAAGATGAAGCCCTAGAAATCAAACAAAAGTTTAATACCCCTCGTCGTACTGTGATTGAACATACAGAAGGCGAGTTAGAAGATACCGATTTAATTGCCAATGAAAAAGCCTTAATTCTGTTAACAGAACAGGGCTACATGAAACGAATGCCTGTTAATACTTTTGCTGCCCAAAGTCGAGCCACAAAAGGTAAACAAGGCACAAAAATGAAAGAGGATGATGGAGTTGAACACTTTATCACCTGTTGCGACCATGACACGATTTTATTCTTTAGTAATCGTGGTGTAGTTTACAGTATTAGAGCCTATCAAATCCCGGCTTCATCCCGCACAGCCAGGGGGGTTCCGATCATCCAAATGTTACCCATTCCCAAGGAAGAACGGATCACTTCTATTGTTCATGTTAGCGAATTTAGCGATGATGAATACTTAGTAATGTTAACCAAAGGTGGATTTATTAAGAAAACTCAATTATCCGCCTTTAGTAATATTAGAACTAATGGTTTAATTGCTATTTCCTTAGAAGATGGAGACGAATTACGCTGGGTGAGACGGGCAAAAGTTGACGATGGCATTATCATTGGTTCTCGTCACGGTATGGCAATTCATTTTAAAGCCAATAATAAACAATTGCGACCGTTAGGAAGGGCAACCCGTGGCGTTAAATCCATGAAATTGAAAGGGGATGATACCTTAATCAGTATGGATATTTTGCCCAGTGCAATTATTTCTAATTTCGCTGAAGCGGAGGGAGAAGAAATTGAAACCGATGACGAATTGATGCTCACAACGGTAGCAATTACCGAGGAAGAAAACGAAACAGAAACCGAAGTAGTAGCGGAGGTTAACTCCCTAGGACTATCGGTTTTAGTCATAACCGCTAGTGGTTATGGAAAAAGGGTTCCAGTGTCTCAATTCCGCTTACAAAATCGGGCTGGAAAAGGGATTATTGCCACCAAGTTTAAACCCCATGCTAAGAAAGATGAAGTAGTGGCTTTAAAAGTCGTGGATGAAACCCATGAATTAATGTTAATTAGCAGTCGAGGGATTATTATTCGTCAAGTCGTGAATGCCATTCCCCTACAATCTCGAAGTGCTACTGGGGTTCGTGTTCAGCGATTATACGAGGAAGATTCCATTGCCGCGGTGGCCATTGTTCCCGCTTCCGGGGAAGAAGATGCCGAAAGTCTATCCAATTCTGAAGAATCTGGAGAATCTGGGGAGTCTGGGGAAGAAGAATAA